A region of Toxorhynchites rutilus septentrionalis strain SRP chromosome 1, ASM2978413v1, whole genome shotgun sequence DNA encodes the following proteins:
- the LOC129761690 gene encoding uncharacterized protein LOC129761690, giving the protein MTTGLRWNVSVNATSRKTFHAILMAERKFESNEELKRQYHDFIEEYIAMGHMREVSSTEIIQSPQYFLPHHAILRPESSTTKLRVVFDASSKSQSGISLNDVLLSGPTIQDSLISIIMRYRMHAFVVSADIAKMYRQILVHPTDQPLQRIYWRDTRDSPLRIYQLQTLTYGTNSASFLATRVLQQLSHDEGAKFPLAVPVHQKDFYMDDMLTGSHDIITSSIGHKEGKIFLWTDSTVALYWIAGTPSTWKTFVANRVAEIQRLAINAIWRHVPSLENPADLISRGVNASSLVNNLLWWNGPDWLASKDQPWPDNITLSSCHTLSEECVEIRKTALHITTTSCDIFERYSSYTKLLRVASLCRRFAKNSTPGCTPRFGPISSTEVHQTLLALVRIVQQEHFAVEIDRLAKAKQIPRSSRLRFLNPELRDGLIRVGGRLKYAAVPENHKNPLVLPENHQLTLLIANAVHRRTLHSGPQLLLAVMRHEFWPLNGRNLARKVVHNCVICTKAKPRNMEQLMGQLPSERINRAYPFQHVGVDFAGPVYIKPSNRKGAPVKAYVAVFVCLTVKATHLELVTDLTSAAFIAALRRFIARRGLPSAIYCDNATNFTAAQRELKELRQLLLSQHHKNAIHLEAASLKIEFHFIPPRAPTFGGLWEACVKSFKHHMRRIVGNSLLSVEAFTTVLAQIEACLNSRPITPLSPDPRDLQALTPGHFLIGRPLLAVPEPDLAEIPENRLDLWQKIQSMVQHFWKRWQNEYLSTLQSRYKWTTSNQNLLVGAIVLIREENLPVGKWSMGRVVEIHPGEDGLVRVATVKLPNNQKPMKRPITKLCLLPIQVDAAVIEGSSSPSRCDGEN; this is encoded by the exons ATGACAACTGGTCTCCGATGGAACGTGAGTGTGAACGCCACTTCCAGGAAAACATTTCACGCAATTCTCATGGCAG AACGCAAGTTCGAATCGAATGAGGAACTTAAACGTCAATATCATGATTTCATTGAAGAATATATAGCGATGGGACATATGAGAGAGGTGTCATCCACGGAAATAATACAATCACCACAATATTTCTTGCCGCATCACGCAATTTTGCGGCCCGAAAGTTCTACAACAAAATTACGCGTCGTTTTTGACGCGTCATCAAAATCCCAATCCGGAATCTCGCTGAATGACGTGCTTCTAAGTGGTCCGACAATCCAGGATTCGCTGATTTCCATAATTATGCGTTATCGTATGCACGCGTTCGTAGTTAGCGCTGATATTGCCAAGATGTACAGGCAGATATTGGTTCATCCGACGGATCAACCGTTGCAGAGAATTTATTGGCGTGACACACGAGATTCTCCGCTCCGAATTTACCAACTTCAAACTCTCACTTATGGGACAAATAGCGCCTCATTTCTCGCCACGAGAGTCCTACAGCAACTTTCACATGATGAAGGGGCAAAGTTTCCCCTTGCTGTTCCCGTACACCAGAAAGATTTTTATATGGACGACATGCTCACCGGCTCCCACGATATCA TAACGAGCAGTATCGGTCATAAGGAAGGTAAAATATTCTTGTGGACAGACTCAACCGTCGCCCTATATTGGATCGCCGGCACTCCATCGACGTGGAAAACTTTTGTGGCGAATAGGGTGGCCGAAATCCAGCGGCTTGCGATAAATGCTATTTGGAGACACGTGCCAAGTCTCGAAAATCCCGCGGACCTCATCTCGAGAGGTGTCAATGCATCGTCTCTCGTCAATAACTTATTGTGGTGGAATGGCCCCGATTGGCTGGCGTCAAAGGATCAGCCGTGGCCTGATAACATCACACTATCCTCTTGCCATACGTTGTCGGAAGAATGTGTCGAAATCCGTAAAACCGCTTTACACATTACAACTACGAGCTGTGATATCTTCGAACGTTATTCCTCCTACACGAAACTACTACGTGTAGCATCTCTCTGTCGACGTTTCGCTAAAAATTCAACTCCAGGTTGTACACCTCGGTTTGGCCCAATATCGTCCACAGAAGTTCACCAAACATTGCTGGCGCTCGTGCGAATAGTGCAACAGGAGCACTTCGCTGTCGAAATAGATAGACTTGCGAAAGCAAAGCAAATTCCTCGTTCATCTCGCCTCCGCTTTCTCAATCCGGAGCTCAGGGATGGTCTCATCCGAGTCGGTGGCCGGCTAAAATATGCGGCGGTTccagaaaatcataaaaatccgcTTGTCCTGCCAGAAAATCACCAATTAACGTTGCTTATCGCCAATGCAGTACATCGAAGAACTTTACACAGCGGTCCTCAACTCCTGTTAGCAGTTATGCGCCACGAATTTTGGCCGCTTAATGGCAGAAACTTAGCAAGAAAGGTGGTGCATAATTGCGTTATATGCACGAAGGCTAAACCTCGCAACATGGAGCAACTTATGGGTCAGCTACCGTCGGAAAGAATTAACCGCGCTTATCCATTTCAACACGTCGGGGTGGATTTTGCAGGCCCAGTGTATATCAAACCATCCAATCGCAAGGGCGCTCCAGTCAAGGCATATGTGGCAGTCTTCGTATGCCTCACCGTCAAAGCAACACACCTTGAACTGGTCACCGATCTCACTTCTGCCGCATTCATTGCGGCCCTACGTCGATTCATTGCACGCCGTGGGCTTCCAAGCGCAATATATTGTGACAACGCTACTAATTTCACAGCCGCTCAAAGGGAGCTCAAGGAACTTCGCCAGTTGTTATTGTCGCAACATCATAAGAACGCCATACATCTCGAAGCAGCTAgtctgaaaattgaatttcactTCATCCCTCCCCGCGCACCAACTTTCGGTGGCCTCTGGGAAgcgtgtgtgaaatcattcaaACACCACATGAGAAGAATCGTCGGCAACAGCCTACTGTCCGTAGAAGCGTTCACAACAGTTTTGGCACAAATCGAAGCCTGCCTAAATTCTCGACCGATAACCCCACTGTCGCCCGACCCGAGAGACCTACAGGCATTAACCCCAGGACATTTCCTTATTGGACGTCCTCTGCTGGCTGTGCCTGAGCCAGATCTCGCTGAAATACCCGAGAACCGGCTAGATTTATGGCAGAAGATCCAATCGATGGTACAGCACTTTTGGAAGCGATGGCAAAATGAATATTTGTCCACTTTGCAATCACGTTACAAATGGACGACATCAAATCAAAATCTTCTTGTTGGTGCCATCGTGCTAATCCGCGAAGAAAATCTACCTGTAGGAAAATGGTCTATGGGAAGAGTAGTGGAAATCCATCCAGGCGAAGACGGTCTCGTTCGAGTCGCTACAGTCAAACTACCGAACAATCAGAAGCCGATGAAGCGGCCTATCACCAAGCTATGCCTTCTCCCGATTCAGGTGGATGCAGCTGTCATCGAAGGAAGTTCGTCGCCTTCCCGTTGTgatggtgaaaattga